acaaaatatgaaattttcactgctgaaaattgttcaatgagtcaagtatcccttgctAACATTATATACTGTAATCgcaacaaatacaataaaattaactGATATTTTGTTAAATACACTGCCTTGCAAAAGTATTAGCCCCCTCCCCTTGAACTTTTTGACCTTTTGCCACATTTCAGGCTTCAAACACAAATGTAGAAAATTAGATTTTCTTTGTGAAACATCAAAACTAAGTGGCACACAACGGTGAAGTCCAAATAaacccccttttctctcagtgcagccaaATGACTTCAGAAGTTACATGATGGTTAAAATGTCTTATAAATTTCATTCAACTTGTCGATTCTGTCCCACTTGGAGTTGATTTTTCACaagaaaaaattataattttgtATCTTTATGTTGAATGTTGAAACGTGGAAAAAGGTCCGAAAATTCAGGTGGGGCTGATACTTTTGCAAAGCACTGTATTTGGGTAATTATGATGAAAtttgccataaatgttaaaattgccAGTGAACATGTAAAACAATCATTCTGACTGAAATGCTTTCAGGAAATGACTGGACAATAATTAAAAGTATCACTGTGAAATCTGGTTTCAATATTTACCTCTTTTCAAACCGGCCAACCATTGATTAACTTTGCTTATAACATCATGTTGTTTGTCACTTCCCGTTGAAGATTACTGTTAAActgacacacaaaacaaaagagaattaaATATTGTCTTTTTAAATACTAAGATGTTCAAccttttagcttaatgctaacatataatgtgaaACGCAATAAGCAGgctaatggaaattagcatcAACAACACGTGGCACAGCTCCACATGCAATATGTCCCCTCAATTCATTTTAGCAACTGAAGCGGCACGTGGACGAGCGGCAGGCCAAGCTGGTGGCGGCGAAAGCCGAGTACCGCGCCGCCCTGCGCCGCCTGGAGAGCATCTCCGAAGAAATCCACGCCCAGCGCCGCTCCGTCGGAATCCGGGGGCGGGGCGTCGGGGCCGAGCTGGACGGCGAGGACGGCGAGAGCTTCGCCATGGACTGCGACGGCCTTTCGAGTTGAGTATCGTGATCGGGAACCGTTTGTGATCAAATGATTGTTGTTCCTCATATTCATGTTTCACGCGCACGCAGTGGTGTCGGTGTCCATTGACGACGACTCGGAGGAAGACGCCCAATCCGCCGCATCCAGTCCGGCCACCCCCGATGCGCCCTCGCCACCTTCCTTGCTCCGCACGCCCTCCTCCccatcctcttcttcctcctcctgccCCGCAGCCCTGGATGCCGCCAGCCCGTGCGGCTCTCGCGGCTCTCGCGGCTCTCGCGGCTCAGACTCGCTGTGCGGTTCCGGCCACGGCTCGCCTCTTCTGGGCCCTCGGAGCCAGTGCAGCGGAGCATCCTCACCGGACTGTGACCAGGAGAGAGGTGTGTGTCCATTTGTCTGTTACGCTTCATCACTTATGTTCAAACACCCATTTTTGTGTCTTACATTAAAGTTCAAGTTTTTTCATGAAAGCACCTTTTAGATGTTAAGAAATGTTACCACCACCAGGGAAGTTTTTTTGAATTCTCACAATGAGTTCAGCTTCCAACCTAGTTTTCAAATATTTGACTTATAGCGATTCTTACAAGGATGCTCATATATGATTTTGGTGGAAATTCACAGAGtcataaaaactaaaaacaataataacaatgatgataaaaataatttttaatttggtttattattatttttaataaatgagatTAAAATGCTAATAgagtattctttttattttttgcttttactgggattaaaaatagataaatataataaaacatgataataaataaaatatcacaCATATTAcattgggacttttttttttttttttttagtaatatgttgttttaaaaatactttgaagTGAGACCACCTTTaatgaaataacatttttaaaatattttaaataaggtCATTTTTAAAGTTTCCTCTCGGGGATTAAAATTTGATGTATGTAATCAAAtatattaatttcattttttaagcCCTGccatattttttgcttttccttcaaggattatccatccattttcttgaccgctttttcctcacaagggtcgcggggggtgctggcgcctatctcagctggctctgggcagtaggcgggggacaccctggactggttgccaaccaatcgcaggacacacagagacgaacaaccatccacactcacacgcacacctagggacaattcggagcgcccaattaacctgccatgcatgtctttggaatgtgggaggagaccggagtacccggagaagacccttCAGGGATTAAAATGATCTAAATATAATAAAAGgtcatttaagttaaaaaaaaatattcttaagtgaagctttttatttcccctggcagattaaaaaacaaaacaaacaaaaaaacaaaaaaactaaatataactAACGTATAATTTTAACAGATTAAtgcaagaaataaaaaaaaaaaatactaaaaatatttttacaatcaGTTTTATTCAAGTGATTTGCAAAAGAAGCTAAATTTGATCAAAAAGAAAtattcaacacaaaaaaaaacctttaaaagTGCCCCCCAATGATGACAGTATTGTACTGGTAAAGTGATTATATTTCATTAGCATTTTCATGTGTGGACTCTGATAGTTAGCAACCCGtttgtctctctctccctccaggAGACCGAGCAGAGGGCGCTGAGGCCACGTTGGAGGGCAACCTAAGCAGGCTAAAGTTGACAGTTTCACACACCCAACAAGATGACGACGAGGTGGACGATAAAAAGGAGTCAGAATGCACAAGCAGTGAACTCCCCTCACCGTCGAACACTCTCCTCCTCAATGGCGTCTAATCAGGAGGACTCCAGCCTCCAGGAAAGGTGCCATAACTGTCAGTGTAGCCATTAGAATCCATGGTGATGTAGGGTGAACAAGTATACAAAAAGTTGGTGCTCATCAAACGACCGCAGCTCTCAAAATCCTCCTTACTTCAAGAGAACTCATCCTGTGTGCCATTCAATGTCTTTATTTTGTCCTGCAATTGGATCATGTTGAAGACTGCAATAAATGATGTAAATAGTCCCACAAAATGAGATCACACACTAAACCAAAAAAGGtgagtgtttatatatatatatatatatatatatatatatatatatatatatatatatatatatatatatatatatatatatatatatatatatatatatatatatatatatatatatatatatatacatatgctcAAGTAGCACCCTGTAGTGCAGattgttatatatttatatgcctGTATTCTTGCATTTGTTGTTCAtgtttaatgcaaaaataataagCAATAAACATGTGCGTCATCGTTTTCACTCCACAGGCGATTTTTATGGTGTATTTTGTATTACAATGTACATGTACATATTAAGTATCTACTTGGTTTATACTAGGATATTCTGGTATCCAGTAGAAGTAACCACGGGTTACAAATACATCAcagcaagaaaatcaaaaagctGCAAGTCAACAATAAGCAACAGGTCAGAAAACTCATCAAAtgacgttaaaaaaataaattacaaacgtATTATTAAAAGGcacataaatgtattttttgtgacaatcgCCATAATGTGTGgctatattttgtttcattttcttatattttaagatgagtttattttataaataaatagaaacataGTATTTATTTTCGTTTTAGGTCAGTAAAGGACTGCTTGATCACATGAGTAAAAATCACATGACGCCCAACAAAAGCCCTCCCTCTCTGCTTCTGATTGGGCACTACACTTCCGGACTCTCCGTTAATTGGAGGGGAAAGAAATGTCCATTAAAGCTAAGTTATTGTTTACGTGTTGAAGTGAGTCACACGGTTTATACAGCGATGCGTTTTGCTTTAATGtagtttgtgtttttaatcaaatattttaattcAGTATTCAGAACATGACACGAACGTGGTTCGTCGCAGCCGTTCTGCTGTGGACCGTCTTCGGTAAGGCTCACGTGTGCTTTGTGTTATAAAGAAGCTAACATTTTCTCTTTTTAATCGAAAGTATTGTACTGTAACTTGTAGTTATTTCATGGCAATCAAcgttatgattaattgatttAAAGTCATTTATGTTTTTGCATTAACAGCAGAGCTCATTGAtttatggaagaaaaaaaatcaaatcccaCACCACAGCCCGTTTAGAAAactgttaatttaaagtttgaTTCCCATTGTACCAAAAAATGATATAGTTATCAATATGATTTACATTCTAAATTGCCTGTAGAATGTGTACTTTAATTCGGCACATAGTATTTGTGTGTCAGTCAGTCATTGCCCAACATGAACTGACACAAACCACAATGAGAATAGTGAAGTGGGTGACGGTTGGCTAATTGTTTACACGAGAAATTAATTCTTGCTATTCTGCTCtagaatgaatgaaaacaagattAAGTTAATCGTATTGGCGTTTAATGCAATGCAAATGTAGTAGTACACACATACTTAGAGTCACTTTCAATGTATTAAatctttttgtctaaaaaagaaaaaaaactgtttatcTTTGCAGGCTCTGAAGCAAAAGTGCTGCCTTCCCTTCCTGATTTCGGGACAGCTTCTCACGTGAAAGGTGAGCAAAACCATTCACTATTTGCTTTTGTCATCACCACTTTATCTCACAAAGGTGTGTCTTtacagtgtttttttatttttatttttatgtaaataatGTCATGTGTCCACAATAAAGAATGATTTGACGTGACTTTACAGGAGTGATTTCTTTGCCTTATGCTGAGATCAAGGAGCCCTTTGAGGCCTGGTTCGACCTGAAGGCAAAGTCGAGCCGCATAGACTACTATCATGGTGAGAAGTCCTTCTTCATTCTGTTTCTCCATACTGGATGGGATGTGAAACTTGAGAAGCCACCGTAGCACATTTGGGCGAGCGGAGCAGAACAGAAACACTCTTCTGCTCATCGTCTTGCACGCTCACGTGACCTTGTTCCGTTTACATGAGCGTGTGGCGAAATGCACACCGTTTTGTGTATTtagcttatctttttttttttcttcttatcgtTGTTGTTTacatgaaaaggaaaaatagTTTAAGATGCTTGCTGCAGCAATATTCTATTTCATGAGGTGTCTCTTTCCAGCtctatatacaggactgtctcagaaaatttgaatattgtgataaagtccattattttctggaatgcaattaaaaaacaaaaatgtcatacattctggattcattacaaatcaactgaaatattgcaagccttttattattttaatattgctgattatggcttacagcttaaacaaaactcaaatatctcaaaatatatcatgaaaaagtatactagtcggctattcaactaatcacttgaatcgtctaattaactcgaaacacctgcaagtgtttccaagtgaatccagaatgtatgacatttttgttttttaattgcattatagaaaataaaggactttatcacaatattcaaattttccgaGACAATCCTGTACAGTTGAGGCCATTATGATTTATACACAGTAAATTAAAGagattaaaaatacatattattgGCTGAATGATACAGAAAAATACCACAAATAGTGGCAAAGAAATtatagaaaagtttttttttatttttctaatgtaaTAGTTTGTGAAAAGATTTTGGTTTATTAAAGATGTATTTTCAgtgttgtatttgtttatttttttattaagtaatatcaattatttaaatatgccGTTTTGAATGTAGATTATACTTGTCTATATTTTAATTGATTAGAATAATTGCATTAATTTACTATATAGCTGACATTTATttcaagaattaaaaaaaaaaatagtttgagtTTATCTTTTTATATTTAAGGGTTCAGAGTGATGATAGCGATCAAAAGGTTGTTACTTGCCACGTAAACAGTCTTGTCATCTACCACATTTTTGTCCACTTTAACAAAATGataaaattatgtaaaaatgatttttaaaaagaaatcgtcagataaatgttttttattttattgtttttttttttttttaaaacaaagctaCTATGTATGACCTGGTACAACATTTAATCCAACTCTGAGAGTCAAATTTCTACCGTTCCTCGTGTATTCCACCAGGACAAGTATCAACATACCAGCTGGGGGCCGAGCAGCCGTGGGGGGCCTCCTATAAGATCACGCCCGAGACCACCGAGGAGGAGTTGAACGTGATGAAGTGCTTCCAAGTCAACGGAA
This portion of the Festucalex cinctus isolate MCC-2025b chromosome 19, RoL_Fcin_1.0, whole genome shotgun sequence genome encodes:
- the sh3bp5a gene encoding SH3 domain-binding protein 5, producing the protein MEPLQNGTEYEEDCQAAEEEEEVDPRIQGELEKLNQSTDDINRLESELEEFRQRFRAVLVEATVKLDEQVKKIGRAVDDSKPYWEARKVARQAQVEAQKATQEFQRAVEILRAAKETIALAEERLLEEDSRQFDSAWQEMLNHATQRVMEAEQARMRSEAEHKTTAADYTSCVGHMKQLEKKLKRSINKSKPYFELKAKYYLQLEQLKRHVDERQAKLVAAKAEYRAALRRLESISEEIHAQRRSVGIRGRGVGAELDGEDGESFAMDCDGLSMVSVSIDDDSEEDAQSAASSPATPDAPSPPSLLRTPSSPSSSSSSCPAALDAASPCGSRGSRGSRGSDSLCGSGHGSPLLGPRSQCSGASSPDCDQERGDRAEGAEATLEGNLSRLKLTVSHTQQDDDEVDDKKESECTSSELPSPSNTLLLNGV